The DNA window CCCGGCGCTGGCTCGACGGGGTCTCGTTTCCCTCCGACCGGCCGCTTCTCAATGTCAGCCAGGCCGCGCCGATGGACCCGCCACCCGAGGCGTTGCGCCAGGCTATTGCCGATGCCGCGCTGAACGATCCGGGCGCGCATCTCTACGGCCCGGTGCTGGGCCTGCCCGAGCTGCGCGCCGAGATCGCCGCCGAGTGGTCGCGGGCCTATGGCGGCGACATCCGGGCCGAGAGGGTCGCCATCACCCAGGGCTGCAACCAGGCCTTCAGCGCCTCGATCACGGCCATCGCCGCGGCGGGCGACGAGGTGATCCTGCCCACACCCTGGTATTTCAACCACAAGATGTGGCTCGACATGACCGGGATCAGGACGGTGCCGCTTGCGACCGGCGCCAACCTGCTGCCCGAGGTCCAGCGCGCGGCCGGGCTGATCACGCCCCGCACCCGCGCCATCGTGCTGGTGACGCCCAACAATCCGACCGGGCTGGAATATCCGGCAGAGCTCGTGGCCGATTTCCTCGCCCTTTGCCGGCGTCACGGGATCGCGCTGATCCTCGACGAGACCTATCGCGATTTCGACAGCCGCGACGGCGCTCCGCACCGGCTGTTCGCCGATCCCGACTGGGACGACACGCTGATCCATCTCTATTCCTTCTCCAAGGCCTACCGGCTGACCGGCCATCGCGTCGGCGCGCTGATCGCGGGCGGTCCGGTGGTGGCCGAGGCCGAGAAATTCCTCGACACGGTCGCGATCTGCCCCAACCAGCTGGGCCAGCGCGCAGCCCTTTGGGGCCTGCGTCATCTCGGCGCCTGGAAGGCAGATGAACGGGCCGAGATCCTGGCCCGCCGCGACGCCCTGAGCCGGGGCATGAGCGCCCTGCCCGGCTGGGAGCTGATGGGCGCGGGCGCGTTTTTCGGCTGGCTCCGGCATCCGTTCGGGATCGGCTCCGACACCCTGGCCCGGCGCCTGGTCGCCGAAGCGGGCGTGCTGCTTCTGCCGGGCGGAATGTTCCTGCCCGAGACCGATCCGGGCTGCCGCGACCAGCTTCGGATCGCCTTTGCCAATATCGACCGGCCGGGTCTTCAGGCACTGTTCGGACGGCTTGCGGCCTTCCGCCCCTGACGCTTGCGGGGGACCGCGCAAAGACCTACACAGCAGCGAACCCAGATCCGGCAGGGAGGCACCACGATGTCCAGATCCAAAGGCAAGCAGTTCTCGAAGACGCTCGTCTGGATGATGCTGATATTCGTGGTCCTCGGCCTCGGCGGCTTCGGGGTCAGCAATTTCGGCGGCGGCGTCTCGGCGATCGGCCAGGTCGGCGAGACCGAGATCTCGACCGACAGCTATGCCCGCGCGCTGCAACGCGAACTTCGCGCCCGCGCCGCCGCGACCGGCCAGAACATGAGCCTTGCCGAGGCGCAGTCCTCCGGTCTGGTCGACGCCGTGCGCGCCCAGGAGATCTCGAATGCCGCGCTCGACAACGAGATGCACCGGATCGGGGTCTCGGTCGGCGACGCCCAGATCGCGCGCGAGGTGATGCGGCTCGACGCCTTCAAGGGGCCCGATGGCAGCTTCGACCGCGAGGCCTATCGCTATGTGCTGTCGCAGAACGGCATGACCGAGACCCAGTTCGAGGCCTCGCTGCGCAAGGACACCGCGCGCTCGTTGCTGCAGACGGCGGTGGTGGCGGGGCTCGACGCCCCCGAGACCTATGTCGACACGCTTTACGACTTCATCGCCGAGCGGCGCAGCGTCAGCCTCATCCACCTGACGGCGGATGCGCTGGACGCCCCGGTGCCCGATCCGACCGAGGATGAGGTCAAGGCGCAATACGAGGCGACGCCCGAGGCCTATACCGCACCGATGACGCGCAAGATCACCTATGTCTGGCTGTCGCCCGAGACCATGGCCGAGACGATCGAGCCCGACGAGGCGCTGCTGCGCCAGCTTTACGAAGATAATATCGACGAATTCGTGCAGCCCGAGAAACGGCTCGTGGAACGGCTGGTCTTTTCCGACATGGACGAGGCGCAGGCGGTGATGGACCGGATCGAGGCGGGCGAGGAAAGCTTCGACGATGCCGTCGCCGAGCGCGGTCTGGCCATCGACGATATCGACATGGGCGATGTCTCCGAGGTGCAGATCGGCGGCGAGGCAGGCCGCGCGGTCTTCGCGCTGAGCGAACCCGGGCTGGCCGGACCGCTGATGTCAGATCTCGGCCCCGCGATCTTCCGGGTGAACGCGATCCTCGCCAAGCAGGAGATCCCGTTCGAGGAGGCCCGCGAGACGCTGGCCCCCGAGGCCGTGCACAGCCGCGCGGTGCGGATGATCGCCGACAAGATCAACGAATATGACGACCTGCTGGCCGCAGGCGCGACGCTCGAGGATCTGTCGCGCGAGACCGAGATGCAGCTCGGCCAGATCGACTACACCGCCGACAGCGATCAGGACATTGCCGCCTATCCCGCCTTCCGCGACGCGGCCGATGCCGCGGTCGAGGGCGATTTCCCCGAGATCAGGGAGCTCGACGATGGCGGCATCTTCGCGCTTCGGCTCGACCGCGAGATCCCGCCGACCCTGCGCCCGCTCGAGGCGGTGCAGGAGCAGGTGGCCGAGGACTGGCGCCAGGCCGAGACCGCACGCCAGCTGACCGCCAGGGCCGAGGCGCTGAAGGCGCGCATCGAGAATGGCGAGGACATGGCCGCGCTGGGCGTCGACGTCACGGCCGAGACCGCGCTGTCGCGGGGCGGGCTGATGCCGCAGCCGCTGTCGGATGCGCTGTTCCGGATGGCCGAGATCGGCGACACCGCCGTGGTTCCGGCCGCAGGCGATGTCTGGCTCGTGCGGCTCGACGAGATCCTGCCGCCCGAAGAGAACGATCCCGGCGCCGACATGCTGCGCCAGAACATCGCCGCGCAGGCCGGTCAGGGGCTGTCCCAGGATCTTTACGCCTATTTCGCCCAGGCCGTGACCAATGCCGCCGGGCTCTCGCTCGACCAGGCCGCGATCAACGCGGTTCACGCCCAGTTCCGGTAACTGCCCATGTCCAGAATCATTCCCGAATTTGCCGCCTTTGAGGCGGGTTACGAGGCCGGCCGCGCCCAGGTCGTCTATGCCCGTTTGGCCGCCGATCTCGATACGCCGGTCTCGCTGATGCTGAAACTCGCGGGCGCCCGGACCGACAGCTTCATGCTGGAATCGGTCACGGGAGGCGAGGTGCGCGGCCGCTATTCCGTGGTCGGCCTCAAGCCAGACCTGATCTGGGAGTGCCGGGGCGAGAGCAGCCGCGTCAACCGGATGGCACGCTTCGACCCCGACGCCTTCGAGCCGATGGAGGGCCATCCGCTGGCGAGCCTCCGCCAGATCCTTGCCGAAAGCGCCATCGACATGCCCGAGGAACTGCCCTCGATCGCGGCGGGGCTTTACGGCTATCTCGGCTATGACATGATCCGGCTGGTCGAGCGGCTGCCGAACGTCAATCCCGACCCGCTGGGCCTGCCCGATGCGCTGATGCTGCGGCCTTCGGTCGTGGCGGTGCTGGACGGCGTCAAGGGCGAGGTGACGGTGGTTTCGCCCGCCCGGCCCCAGCCCGGGCTTTCGGCCCGCGCCGCCTATGCCCAGGCCGCCGAGCGGGTGATGGATGCGCTGCGCGATCTCGACCGGGCGGTGCCCGCGGAAACGCGCGATTTCGGCGAGGCCCGCGAGATCGGCGAGCCGGTCTCGAACTTCACCCGCGAAAGCTACATGGCCGCGGTCGAGACCGCGAAGGACTACATCCGCGCGGGCGACATCTTCCAGGTGGTCCCGGCCCAGCGCTGGCGCCAGGACTTTCCGCTGCCGCCCTTCGCGCTGTATCGAAGCCTCCGGCGCACCAATCCCTCGCCCTTCATGTTCTTCTTCAATTTCGGCGGTTTCCAGGTCGTGGGCGCCAGCCCCGAGATCCTGGTGCGGCTGCGCGGCGGCGAGGTCACGATCCGACCCATCGCCGGCACCCGGCCGCGCGGCGCCACGCCCGCCGAGGACCGCGCGCTCGAGGCCGACCTGATGGGCGACCAGAAGGAACTGGCCGAACATCTGATGCTGCTCGATCTGGGCCGCAACGATGTCGGCCGGGTCGCGAAGATCGGCACCGTCCATCCGACCGAGAAATTCATCATCGAGCGCTATTCCCACGTCATGCATATCGTCTCGAACGTGGTGGGCGAGATCGCCGAGGGCGAGGATGCGCTTTCGGCCCTGCTGGCCGGTCTGCCCGCGGGCACGGTCTCGGGCGCGCCCAAGGTCCGCGCGATGGAGATCATCGACGAGCTCGAACCCGAAAAGCGCGGCGTCTATGGCGGCGGCGTCGGCTATTTCGCGGCCGGTGGCGACATGGACATGTGCATCGCGCTGCGCACCGCCGTGGTGAAGGACGAGACGCTGTACATCCAGGCCGGCGGCGGCGTGGTCTACGATTCCGACCCGGCCGCCGAATGGCAGGAGACCGTCAACAAGTCGAACGCGCTCCGCGCCGCCGCCGCCGAGGCCACCCGTTTCGTGCGCCGCGGCAACGGCTGAGGCCAGGTCCCTTCCGCGTCCCTCCCGCGCCCCTCGGGGCGCGGGCCGTCGCAGGCCCCTGTCCTTATCTCAGTAATCGCGCTCGTAGAAGATCCCGATACCGGTATCGCCCTCGGCCCCGGCATGGCCCTTCAGCGTGACATAGGGCGAGACATCGAGGTTCAGGTTGATCTCGCTCTGGCCCTTCTGGTTCACCGTCACCTGCGAATAGATCTTGTCCGACAGGTACTTGCCGGCGCTCAGCTCGGTGCCGCCCTCTTCGGTCGAGTTCACGTCGAGATCGTCGAGCCCGGTCGCGCCGCGCAGCGAGCCAAGGATCCCCTGCCCGCCCTTGCCCATCAGCGTCGCGACCGCCGAAGCCAGTTCGGCCGCCTGCAGGGGCGACAGCGTGTCCAGCCCGCGACCGAAGAGGATCCGCGAGACGACCTCTTCCTGCGGCAGTTCCGGCTCGGAGGAGAATTTGATCTCGGGCGCGCTGGCCGGGCCCTCGACCACGATCCGCGCCGTCACGTCGCCCGACTGGGTCGCCGCCACGAAATAGAGCCGCGGATCGAACGAGCCCGTCAGCGAGACCTGCCCCTCGTCGAGGGTGAAACGCTGCGCGAGGATATCGAGCCGCCCGCGGATCAGCTCGAACTGCCCCGAGGCCACCACATCGGCGGTGCTGCCGCCCAGCCGCAGCCGCCCGCCCAGCTCGGCATCGATGCCGCGGCCGCGCACGAAGACCTGCGAGGGCGCGTTGACCGTCAGGTCCAGCGGATAGGGCCGCCCGCCCCCGCCCCCGCCTTCGGTCGCGACCAGCCCGGCCCGACGGAGCGTCGCCTGCACCGCCGCGGGCGTGCCGCGATGGTCGATCTCGGGCAGCTCGCCGCCGCCGCCAAGCCCGGTCGAAGGCACGGTGATCTCGGTCCGGCCGATATCGAGCCGCCCCGCGATCCGGGCCCCGCCGGTCAGCGGGCCGGTCACGGTGACGGTGCCGTCGACGATGCTCTCGTAAAGCGTGGGATCCAGCAGCCGGGCGCGGCTCAGCCGGATCGCCAGTTCGGCCGGGAAGGCGCCCGACAGCGTGATCGGCCCCGTGACCGCGACCTGACCGCCGCCGAGCCGCCCGCTCAGATCCAGACGCGCCCGCCCGCCCGCAAGGTCCACCCGGCCGCCGATATCGGTCAGCGCCGCGCCCAGTGTCGGCGCGGAAAGCCGTGCGCCCGCGGTTGTGGCCCGGCCCGACAGCGACGACAGCCCAAGCGGGCCCTTCAGCGTCAGATCGTAGCTTGCCACGCCGTCGAGGCTGCGTGGCTCGATGAACGGATTGGCCAGCGACAGCGGCGCGCGCCCCTTGAGGCCCAGATCGGCCGAGGACGCGTCACGCGCCAGCGTCCCCGCGATGGCCGCCGTGGTGCCGCTCGGCCCGGTCGCATCCAGCGTCAGGCGCCAGTTTGCACCGTCGGGCCGGGCCTTGCCCCTGAGCGCGACCGGCCCCGGGAACCCCTCGACCAGCAGTGCCAGATCGGACAGCCTTGCGGCCAGATCGAGCGTGCCATCGCCCGCGCGATCCTCGGCCTTGACCGTGAGCCGGGGCGTCGCGATGTCGAGCCGCCCGACCGACAGGGCGCCCGCCTTGCGCGCGCCTTCGGCCGCGATCGTGGTCTTGCCACCGATCAGCCGGTCGATCTGGGCCAGACCGATGGCCAGCCCCTGCCCCTCGGCGCTCAGCGTCGCGTCGAAATCGCCCTTGACCGCGCCCTGCCCGCTCAGCGTCGCGTCAAGCGATCCCGACAGCCGCCGCCCCGCGAGCCCCGAGAAGACCGAGAGCTTCGGCGCGCTCAGCGTCACCTTGCCTTCGGCGGGCAGGGTCGGGTCGCCCGGGGTCAGCGCGCCTTCGGCCGCAATCTCGGCGCCCGCCGCCGTCGCCTCGAACCGGTCGAGCCGAAGCCGCCCGCCCGCCTCCCAGCCGAAGGCGGTGTCGAGCTTGCCGGGCCCGGTCAGTTTCGGATCGACCAGTGCCAGATCGGGCACCTGCCCGGTCAGGATCAGCCCGCCCGCCGCAGAGGAAAGATCGCCCTGGCCGTCGAGACGAAGGCCCGGGGTTTCGACATGCAGCGCCTTCAGCACCGTGCCCTCAGGACCGCGCGCCGCCGAAAGCTGCACCAGCCCCGCCCCGGCCAGAAGCGGATCGAGACGCGGCGTTCCGGTCTTGAGGTCCGTGGTTTCGGCCGCGAGCGAGAGATCGAAGATCCCGTCGAGAAGGCGATAGTGGCCGGACAGATCGGCCTTGGCCGCACCGCCCAGCGCCCTTCCCGCCAGCGCGCCGAAGCGCGAGAGATCGCCAAGCGCCGCGCCGATCTCGCCATCGAAGGGAAGCCCGTCGGCGACAGCACCCAGCGTGCCCCGGGCCGTCAGCCGGGCATCGCCCGCCGCGACCTGCAGATCGCTCAGGCGCAAAGGTGTCCCCGCCTGCCAGACAAGCTGCACACGTCCCTCGGCCAGCGCCCCCAGAGCCCGCGCGAGGGCCGGATCGGCATGGTCGAGCCCCGTGGCGCGGAAGACCAGATCGGCCTCAAGCGCCGGCGCCTCGGGCCGGATCGTGCCGGTTCCGGTCAGATCGGCATGGGCCAGTGTCAGCGGACCGCTGGTCAGCCCGTCCAGCGCGATCTCGGCCTGCCAGGCCTCGCCGGTCGCGGCATCGAAGCGGGCACGGAGCGTGGCGCCGTCCAGCCGGGTCTCGCCGCCGGAGACCGGCAGCACCACCGGCCCCGAGATCCGCCCCGACAGATCGACCTTCTCGGGCAGGCCGCTGGGCGCCAGTGCCAGCGTGCCGCCAAGCTGAAGGGCCCCGGTCCCGACCTCGAGCCGCGAGATCTGCAGGCGGCTGTCGGCGCCGCGCGTGCCTTCGACCGCCAGCTCGGAGGTGTCGCCGAAGAAGGGCCGCAGAGATTCAGCCACCAGCGGCCCGAGATCGCCCGAGAGCGTCGCGGCAAAGGCCCGGTCCTCGGGCGCATCCTCCGGGGCGAAGATGGTGAGCCGCCCCTTGACCCGGGGCTCGCCCTCGGTCGCAAGCGCCAGATCGGCCGCGAAATCGCTGAGCGGGCCATCGCCCTCGACCGTCAGCGCCAGCGGCGGCGCGCCGGGCAGCCCCGCGAGGCTCGACACGATGCCGCCCGCGCCTTCGGTCAGCGAGATGTCCAGCGACAGGGTCTGGCTGTCATTGGCATAGGCGGCCCGGATCGCGAAATCGCCCTCGGCATCGCTGCGGCGGGCCTCGATATCGGCCCGGCCAGCCCCGCCGGCAAGGCTCAGGGAACCGTCCAGCGCCAGCTCGGCTTCCTGGCCGATCAGGGCCTCGCCCAGGACCAGCCGTCCGGTCTTCACCCTGCCGATATCGATCGAGACCGGCAGATCGGGCAGCGCGAAAGGCGTGGCCTCGGATTGCTCGACGCTGGCGCCCTCGCCCCTGGGCAGGCGCGGCAGCAGGATCTCGTCGGCCGACAGCTCATCGACCTTGACCTCGCCGCGCAGAAGGGCGGCGCGCGACCAGTCGAGCACGGCGCCGCGCACCGTCAGCCAGACGCCGTCCTCATCGGCGATGGTCAGCTCCTTCAGCGTCGCGCGCGAGGACAGCGCGCCCTCGAACCCCTCGATCCGGATCTCGCGTCCGGCCGAGGACAGACGGTCCTCGAGAAAGCGCACCAGCGCGCCGCGATCGTCCTCCTGGGCGGCCAGCGGCAGCGCGGTGAGGAGAAGCAGAAGAAAACCGAAAACTGCGCGCATCAGAAAGCCTGCCCGATACCGATATAGATCTGAACCCCGTCGCCGGTATCGCCATCGACCGGCGCCGCGACATCGAAGCGGATCGGGCCGATCCCGGTATTATAGCGCAGCCCCAGCCCGGCGCCCGACTGCCAGTCGCCATCCGAGACCCAGGAATCGGGCCCGACAAACCCCGCATCATAGAAGGCCACCATCTGGATCGCGCGGGTGACGCCGACCCGCGCCTCGCCCGACAGCCCGATGAAGGACCGCCCGCCGATCCGGTCGCCATTCGGCAGATCGACCGCGAGCGACTGGTAGGGCTGGCCGCGCACGGTGCCGCCGCCGCCCGAGAAGAACAGAAGCGCGGGCGGCACGCCATCGCTCGCGGCGCCGACCACCGAGCCGATCTGCGCCCGCCCTGCCAGCACCAGACGGCTGCCGAGCTGCTGATAGATGCGGCCATCTGCCTTGATCAGCGCCCCGCTTTCGGCCGCGCCCCCGAGGCCCAGAAGTGGGGTCACGCTGCCGTCGAGATAGAAGCCGCTATGGGCGTCGAGCGCATTGTCGCGACGGTCCCAGGTCAGGCTGACGGGGAAGGTCAGATGGGTCATCTGCCGGTCGCCGAGATCGTCGCTGACATCGGCATAACGCAGCAGAATACCGGCCTCGCCCTTGAGGTCGGAAGAGAACACCCGGGTCAGCCCGCCGCCGATCCGGGCGTTGGTCTCGGTATAGTCGGGCTCGTCCAGATCCTCGATGCCGCCCAGCAGGTACAGCCCGGTATCGGCATCGATCACCGCGGGCCGGTCGAAGCGGGCCGAGAGCGACAGGTCCTCGCCGCCGTCATCTTGCCCGCCGATGCCTGCGACCTCGAAGTCGAAGCGCAGGCGCTCGGCCCCGCCCATGAGGTTCCGGTGCATCCAGAAGCCCGAGACGGCGGCCCCCTCGAGCGAAGAGAACTCGACCCCCGCCCCGAGGCGTCGCTTCTTCTGGTCGACCACCTCGAGCCCGATATCCATGCTGTTGCCCGGGCCGAGGGTTTCGGCCTCGCTCAGCCGGACCGAGCGAAAGGCCCCTGTCCGGCGCAACCGCTCGGCGCCTCTGTCCAGCGCCTCCGGATCGAAAGGCTCGCCCATCGGCAGCCCCGAAATCGCCCGCAACCTTTCTTCACGCACGCCCGACCCCGAGGCGATGACGAGATCGCCGAAGCGGACAGCCGGACCGGGATCGAGCCGCAGACGGGCGGCAAGCGTCGCGTCGGGATGATCGGCGATCAGGCTCTGCCCCGCGACCTTCGCCTTGGCATGGCTGGCCGCGCGCCAGCCATCGACGCCCGCCGTCGCGGCGGCGCGCACGGTCGCGGCCTCGGCGGGCTTGCCGGGGGCAAAGTCCTCGGGCAGCTCGGTGCCGGGGGCCAGCGGTTCGATCCGGGCCTCGGAGAAGGCGAAGGGCCGTCCCGGCGCGACCCGGATCTCGACCCGGCCGATCCGCGCCGGCACCGACAGGGGCGACAGATCGGCCGCCTCGCGCCCGTCAAGGGTGACATGCACTTCGGGGCCGTAATAGCCGCGGGCGTAAAGCACGCCGACCAG is part of the Rhodovulum sp. MB263 genome and encodes:
- a CDS encoding aminotransferase, whose translation is MAVCQPPRGGTAATFAPPVMQARRWLDGVSFPSDRPLLNVSQAAPMDPPPEALRQAIADAALNDPGAHLYGPVLGLPELRAEIAAEWSRAYGGDIRAERVAITQGCNQAFSASITAIAAAGDEVILPTPWYFNHKMWLDMTGIRTVPLATGANLLPEVQRAAGLITPRTRAIVLVTPNNPTGLEYPAELVADFLALCRRHGIALILDETYRDFDSRDGAPHRLFADPDWDDTLIHLYSFSKAYRLTGHRVGALIAGGPVVAEAEKFLDTVAICPNQLGQRAALWGLRHLGAWKADERAEILARRDALSRGMSALPGWELMGAGAFFGWLRHPFGIGSDTLARRLVAEAGVLLLPGGMFLPETDPGCRDQLRIAFANIDRPGLQALFGRLAAFRP
- a CDS encoding SurA N-terminal domain-containing protein is translated as MSRSKGKQFSKTLVWMMLIFVVLGLGGFGVSNFGGGVSAIGQVGETEISTDSYARALQRELRARAAATGQNMSLAEAQSSGLVDAVRAQEISNAALDNEMHRIGVSVGDAQIAREVMRLDAFKGPDGSFDREAYRYVLSQNGMTETQFEASLRKDTARSLLQTAVVAGLDAPETYVDTLYDFIAERRSVSLIHLTADALDAPVPDPTEDEVKAQYEATPEAYTAPMTRKITYVWLSPETMAETIEPDEALLRQLYEDNIDEFVQPEKRLVERLVFSDMDEAQAVMDRIEAGEESFDDAVAERGLAIDDIDMGDVSEVQIGGEAGRAVFALSEPGLAGPLMSDLGPAIFRVNAILAKQEIPFEEARETLAPEAVHSRAVRMIADKINEYDDLLAAGATLEDLSRETEMQLGQIDYTADSDQDIAAYPAFRDAADAAVEGDFPEIRELDDGGIFALRLDREIPPTLRPLEAVQEQVAEDWRQAETARQLTARAEALKARIENGEDMAALGVDVTAETALSRGGLMPQPLSDALFRMAEIGDTAVVPAAGDVWLVRLDEILPPEENDPGADMLRQNIAAQAGQGLSQDLYAYFAQAVTNAAGLSLDQAAINAVHAQFR
- the trpE gene encoding anthranilate synthase component I, encoding MSRIIPEFAAFEAGYEAGRAQVVYARLAADLDTPVSLMLKLAGARTDSFMLESVTGGEVRGRYSVVGLKPDLIWECRGESSRVNRMARFDPDAFEPMEGHPLASLRQILAESAIDMPEELPSIAAGLYGYLGYDMIRLVERLPNVNPDPLGLPDALMLRPSVVAVLDGVKGEVTVVSPARPQPGLSARAAYAQAAERVMDALRDLDRAVPAETRDFGEAREIGEPVSNFTRESYMAAVETAKDYIRAGDIFQVVPAQRWRQDFPLPPFALYRSLRRTNPSPFMFFFNFGGFQVVGASPEILVRLRGGEVTIRPIAGTRPRGATPAEDRALEADLMGDQKELAEHLMLLDLGRNDVGRVAKIGTVHPTEKFIIERYSHVMHIVSNVVGEIAEGEDALSALLAGLPAGTVSGAPKVRAMEIIDELEPEKRGVYGGGVGYFAAGGDMDMCIALRTAVVKDETLYIQAGGGVVYDSDPAAEWQETVNKSNALRAAAAEATRFVRRGNG
- a CDS encoding translocation/assembly module TamB domain-containing protein; translated protein: MRAVFGFLLLLLTALPLAAQEDDRGALVRFLEDRLSSAGREIRIEGFEGALSSRATLKELTIADEDGVWLTVRGAVLDWSRAALLRGEVKVDELSADEILLPRLPRGEGASVEQSEATPFALPDLPVSIDIGRVKTGRLVLGEALIGQEAELALDGSLSLAGGAGRADIEARRSDAEGDFAIRAAYANDSQTLSLDISLTEGAGGIVSSLAGLPGAPPLALTVEGDGPLSDFAADLALATEGEPRVKGRLTIFAPEDAPEDRAFAATLSGDLGPLVAESLRPFFGDTSELAVEGTRGADSRLQISRLEVGTGALQLGGTLALAPSGLPEKVDLSGRISGPVVLPVSGGETRLDGATLRARFDAATGEAWQAEIALDGLTSGPLTLAHADLTGTGTIRPEAPALEADLVFRATGLDHADPALARALGALAEGRVQLVWQAGTPLRLSDLQVAAGDARLTARGTLGAVADGLPFDGEIGAALGDLSRFGALAGRALGGAAKADLSGHYRLLDGIFDLSLAAETTDLKTGTPRLDPLLAGAGLVQLSAARGPEGTVLKALHVETPGLRLDGQGDLSSAAGGLILTGQVPDLALVDPKLTGPGKLDTAFGWEAGGRLRLDRFEATAAGAEIAAEGALTPGDPTLPAEGKVTLSAPKLSVFSGLAGRRLSGSLDATLSGQGAVKGDFDATLSAEGQGLAIGLAQIDRLIGGKTTIAAEGARKAGALSVGRLDIATPRLTVKAEDRAGDGTLDLAARLSDLALLVEGFPGPVALRGKARPDGANWRLTLDATGPSGTTAAIAGTLARDASSADLGLKGRAPLSLANPFIEPRSLDGVASYDLTLKGPLGLSSLSGRATTAGARLSAPTLGAALTDIGGRVDLAGGRARLDLSGRLGGGQVAVTGPITLSGAFPAELAIRLSRARLLDPTLYESIVDGTVTVTGPLTGGARIAGRLDIGRTEITVPSTGLGGGGELPEIDHRGTPAAVQATLRRAGLVATEGGGGGGRPYPLDLTVNAPSQVFVRGRGIDAELGGRLRLGGSTADVVASGQFELIRGRLDILAQRFTLDEGQVSLTGSFDPRLYFVAATQSGDVTARIVVEGPASAPEIKFSSEPELPQEEVVSRILFGRGLDTLSPLQAAELASAVATLMGKGGQGILGSLRGATGLDDLDVNSTEEGGTELSAGKYLSDKIYSQVTVNQKGQSEINLNLDVSPYVTLKGHAGAEGDTGIGIFYERDY
- a CDS encoding autotransporter assembly complex family protein, which gives rise to MTDTRFFPALAVLTALVLASGPRPAAATEAVLSAPGASDDLRQALEASALTLEAARASDASAQDIFAAARADYARLVGVLYARGYYGPEVHVTLDGREAADLSPLSVPARIGRVEIRVAPGRPFAFSEARIEPLAPGTELPEDFAPGKPAEAATVRAAATAGVDGWRAASHAKAKVAGQSLIADHPDATLAARLRLDPGPAVRFGDLVIASGSGVREERLRAISGLPMGEPFDPEALDRGAERLRRTGAFRSVRLSEAETLGPGNSMDIGLEVVDQKKRRLGAGVEFSSLEGAAVSGFWMHRNLMGGAERLRFDFEVAGIGGQDDGGEDLSLSARFDRPAVIDADTGLYLLGGIEDLDEPDYTETNARIGGGLTRVFSSDLKGEAGILLRYADVSDDLGDRQMTHLTFPVSLTWDRRDNALDAHSGFYLDGSVTPLLGLGGAAESGALIKADGRIYQQLGSRLVLAGRAQIGSVVGAASDGVPPALLFFSGGGGTVRGQPYQSLAVDLPNGDRIGGRSFIGLSGEARVGVTRAIQMVAFYDAGFVGPDSWVSDGDWQSGAGLGLRYNTGIGPIRFDVAAPVDGDTGDGVQIYIGIGQAF